One Natronomonas moolapensis 8.8.11 genomic region harbors:
- a CDS encoding DUF7525 family protein, whose amino-acid sequence METADSTDKGVGFPVLFGIVAVLGAVGMAVFGFTGDQLASGGALAVAMLGGALSVAAYHVYG is encoded by the coding sequence ATGGAGACTGCCGATTCGACGGACAAGGGCGTCGGCTTTCCGGTACTGTTCGGCATCGTGGCCGTGCTCGGCGCGGTGGGCATGGCAGTGTTCGGGTTCACCGGCGATCAGCTCGCCTCCGGCGGGGCGCTCGCCGTTGCGATGCTCGGAGGGGCGCTGTCGGTCGCCGCCTACCACGTCTACGGGTGA